A stretch of Spirochaetota bacterium DNA encodes these proteins:
- a CDS encoding 2-dehydropantoate 2-reductase produces the protein MKKIERVYLSGLGAVGCVYASMIHDTGSAQLSVIADEDRISRYTRDRITINGKEYGFNFILPASDNPPADLILIAVKQHNLDESIRAIKNFIGTDTIILSLLNGISSEEIIGRAYGMDKILRAFVLGTDSLREGTRVSFTNSGKIVFGADRLIGPNSKIESVKDLFDRTGIAHTVPDDIVREQWWKFMMNVGINQVSAILRAPYGVFHSSAEAQELLRMASMEVLAIAHKKGVNLAAADIAKQLDILRTLSPQGKTSMLQDVEAGRKTEVEIFSGAVMALGRELGVPTPVNEILYKMIRTLEGIPTASSSPAPRYPCGPS, from the coding sequence ATGAAAAAGATCGAAAGGGTGTACCTGTCGGGCCTGGGCGCCGTGGGATGCGTCTACGCGTCGATGATCCATGACACGGGGAGCGCGCAACTTTCCGTGATTGCCGACGAGGACAGGATCAGCCGTTATACGCGAGACCGCATCACGATAAACGGGAAGGAGTACGGGTTCAACTTCATTCTTCCGGCCTCGGACAACCCTCCCGCCGATCTCATCCTGATCGCGGTCAAGCAGCACAACCTCGACGAATCAATTCGCGCGATAAAAAATTTCATCGGGACGGATACGATCATTCTTTCTCTTCTCAACGGCATCTCGAGCGAGGAGATTATCGGTCGTGCGTACGGCATGGATAAGATTCTCAGGGCGTTCGTACTCGGTACGGATTCGCTGCGGGAAGGCACCCGTGTCAGCTTTACGAATTCGGGGAAGATCGTCTTCGGGGCGGACAGGCTTATCGGTCCCAATTCGAAAATCGAATCCGTAAAGGACTTGTTCGACCGCACGGGCATCGCGCACACCGTTCCGGACGATATCGTGCGCGAGCAGTGGTGGAAGTTCATGATGAACGTGGGAATCAACCAGGTTTCGGCGATCCTCAGGGCCCCGTACGGGGTATTCCATTCTTCGGCGGAGGCGCAGGAGCTGCTCCGGATGGCGTCCATGGAGGTCCTGGCGATCGCGCACAAAAAGGGGGTCAACCTTGCTGCCGCCGACATCGCGAAACAGCTTGATATTCTCCGCACGCTATCACCGCAGGGAAAAACTTCGATGCTGCAGGACGTCGAGGCGGGAAGGAAGACCGAGGTGGAGATTTTTTCCGGCGCGGTGATGGCCCTGGGCAGGGAACTCGGCGTACCCACGCCGGTGAACGAAATTCTTTATAAAATGATCCGTACGCTCGAAGGGATCCCTACTGCATCTTCCTCACCCGCACCTCGGTACCCTTGCGGTCCTTCATGA